One Triticum dicoccoides isolate Atlit2015 ecotype Zavitan chromosome 5B, WEW_v2.0, whole genome shotgun sequence genomic window carries:
- the LOC119312605 gene encoding dirigent protein 22-like, which translates to MAKGAVMLLLLLTVLSAVSEAQQRHRPGHRTLSHGHRRSAEPAAPTHLHFYFHDTVSGSSPSAVRVVGPADPSSRTFFGMVNVMDDPLTEGPEPDSAAVGRAQGLYMGADQAELGFLQTMNLVLTSGPYNGSTLAVLGRNCPLTDVREMPVVGGTGAFRFARGYAQARTHWLDFKTGDATVEYDVYVMH; encoded by the coding sequence ATGGCAAAGGGAGCGGTGATGCTTCTTCTGCTCCTCACGGTGCTGTCAGCGGTGAGCGAAGCCCAGCAGCGGCACCGGCCCGGCCACCGGACCTTGTCCCACGGGCATCGCCGGTCCGCCGAGCCAGCCGCGCCGACGCACCTCCACTTCTACTTCCACGACACCGTGAGCGGCTCGTCTCCGTCGGCGGTGCGGGTGGTGGGTCCGGCCGACCCGTCGTCGCGAACCTTCTTCGGGATGGTGAACGTGATGGATGACCCGCTGACCGAGGGCCCGGAGCCCGACTCGGCTGCCGTCGGCCGCGCCCAGGGCCTGTACATGGGGGCGGACCAGGCGGAGCTGGGCTTCCTGCAGACCATGAACCTCGTGCTCACCTCCGGCCCCTACAACGGCAGCACGCTCGCCGTGCTCGGGCGCAACTGCCCGCTCACCGACGTCCGCGAGATGCCCGTCGTCGGCGGCACCGGCGCCTTCCGCTTCGCCCGCGGGTACGCGCAGGCCCGCACCCACTGGCTCGACTTCAAGACCGGCGACGCCACCGTCGAATACGACGTCTACGTCATGCACTAG
- the LOC119310505 gene encoding dirigent protein 21-like, whose protein sequence is MAKGVVMLLVLLTVLSAVSEAQQQHRPGHRTLSHGHRRSAEPAAPTHLHFYFHDTVSGSSPSAVRVVGPADPSSRTFFGMVNVMDDPLTEVPEPDSAVVGRAQGLYMGEDQAELGFLQTMNLVLTSGPYNSSMLENWRHPDPYLGIGPHRACPEDLMVTRWSCRAKAPHFVADDGDARRRRSLPEDVVVVLLFVSGFPVKTLVHGGLGSCVASRRFPS, encoded by the exons ATGGCCAAGGGAGTGGTGATGCTTCTTGTGCTCCTCACGGTGCTGTCAGCGGTGAGCGAAGCCCAGCAGCAGCACCGGCCCGGCCACCGGACCTTGTCCCACGGGCATCGCCGGTCCGCCGAGCCAGCCGCGCCGACGCACCTCCACTTCTACTTCCACGACACCGTGAGCGGCTCGTCTCCGTCGGCGGTGCGGGTGGTGGGTCCGGCCGACCCGTCGTCGCGAACCTTCTTTGGGATGGTGAACGTGATGGATGACCCGCTGACCGAGGTCCCGGAGCCCGACTCGGCTGTCGTTGGCCGCGCCCAAGGCCTGTACATGGGGGAGGACCAGGCGGAGCTGGGCTTCCTGCAGACCATGAACCTCGTGCTCACCTCCGGCCCCTACAACAGCAgcatgttggagaac TGGAGACACCCCGATCCATACCTGGGGATTGGACCTCATCGCGCGTGTCCTGAAGACCTGATGGTGACACGGTGGAGCTGCCGAGCGAAAGCTCCGCATTTTGTTGCCGACGACGGCGACGCCCGCAGGCGCCGCTCTCTTCCTGAAGACGTCGTTGTGGTGCTCCTCTTCGTGTCAGGGTTCCCGGTGAAAACCCTTGTCCATGGTGGACTTGGCAGCTGCGTCGCTTCGCGTCGTTTTCCCTCCTGA
- the LOC119307366 gene encoding uncharacterized protein LOC119307366 produces the protein MGSLMAGWSSHALDDDLKVRFMRNRSLTKDEVEAFWRQHKKPAPEGNVDGGETVVASSPLKGNPRSTPRPSTLSHVRSSPPVMTTSVDGDGEAAASPSASRDWWTRSSWAFLNEPPPPPKREGAGVRQGAAAAV, from the exons ATGGGCTCTCTCATGGCTGGCTGGAGCTCCCATGCGCTCGACGACGACCTCAAAG TTCGTTTTATGAGGAACCGGTCGCTGACCAAGGACGAGGTGGAGGCCTtctggaggcagcacaagaagccggCGCCGGAGGGCAACGTCGACGGCGGCGAGACCGTCGTCGCCTCCTCTCCCCTC AAGGGGAACCCGAGGTCGACCCCGCGTCCGTCGACTCTGTCTCATGTCCGTTCGTCGCCGCCGGTGATGACTACTAGCGTGGACGGTGACGGCGAGGCTGCCGCTAGCCCCAGCGCGAGCCGCGATTG GTGGACGAGGAGCAGCTGGGCGTTCCTcaacgagccgccgccgccgccgaagcgcgAGGGAGCAGGCGTTAGgcaaggcgccgccgccgccgtctga